The Micromonospora krabiensis genome window below encodes:
- a CDS encoding SMP-30/gluconolactonase/LRE family protein, whose protein sequence is MTSFLAAAVAALTVLTVAAGPSPTPDRPDTYVVTREPDVRPEGVAVTPDGTIYVTSVTTGAVYRGDTARPALRPFLPAGGDGRTSAAGVHPDRHGRLFVAGWVTGTLFVHAPDGALLARRTATAGAALNDVAVTDDAVYVTDSATGTVWRAALDRTRIGELIPWLAPTDFATAPGFLNGIAVTPDGRYALVADQGTGEPGSERLHRVDLRRRTATVVRVSGGQMGADGLLLEGDRLYGVVNFPDGHGGWSFAVNVALLDADRRTARVVRQSRPAPLAQSPTTLARDGGRLLWVNSQLNAPTPTPPFTVSEVPDVR, encoded by the coding sequence GGACACCTACGTCGTCACCCGCGAGCCGGACGTACGGCCCGAGGGCGTCGCCGTCACACCCGACGGCACGATCTACGTCACCAGCGTGACCACCGGCGCGGTCTACCGGGGCGACACCGCCCGGCCCGCGCTTCGGCCGTTCCTGCCGGCGGGCGGGGACGGTCGGACGAGCGCGGCCGGGGTGCACCCGGACCGGCACGGCCGCCTCTTCGTCGCCGGCTGGGTTACCGGCACGCTCTTCGTGCACGCCCCGGACGGCGCGCTGCTCGCCCGGCGGACGGCGACCGCCGGAGCCGCGCTCAACGATGTGGCGGTGACCGACGACGCCGTCTACGTCACCGACTCGGCGACCGGGACCGTGTGGCGGGCCGCCCTCGACCGCACCCGGATCGGTGAACTCATCCCGTGGCTCGCCCCGACGGACTTCGCCACCGCCCCGGGCTTCCTGAACGGCATCGCCGTCACCCCGGACGGCCGGTACGCGCTCGTCGCCGACCAGGGCACCGGCGAGCCGGGCAGCGAACGTCTGCACCGGGTCGACCTGCGACGGCGTACCGCGACGGTGGTGCGGGTGAGTGGCGGGCAGATGGGCGCCGACGGGCTGCTGCTCGAGGGCGACCGGCTCTACGGGGTGGTGAACTTCCCCGACGGGCACGGCGGCTGGAGCTTCGCGGTCAACGTGGCGCTCCTCGACGCGGATCGGCGGACGGCCCGGGTGGTCCGGCAGTCCCGACCGGCGCCGCTGGCCCAGTCGCCGACCACCCTTGCCCGCGACGGTGGCCGCCTGCTGTGGGTCAACAGTCAGCTCAACGCCCCGACGCCCACGCCGCCGTTCACGGTGAGTGAGGTGCCGGACGTGCGCTGA